The following are from one region of the Camelus ferus isolate YT-003-E chromosome 13, BCGSAC_Cfer_1.0, whole genome shotgun sequence genome:
- the MAP7D1 gene encoding MAP7 domain-containing protein 1 isoform X8, with translation MESGSLSEPGAGAPPAVAARTPPEPRPSPEGDPFPPPPPLPMSALVPDTPPDTPPAMKNATSPKQLPLEPESPPELVGPRPASQQEESPFSEVKIRGPTPPATGPRDARPPRRSSQPSPTAVPASDSPPTKQDVKKAGERHKLAKERREERAKYLAAKKAVWLEKEEKAKALREKQLQERRRRLEEQRLKAEQRRAALEERQRQKLEKNKERYEAAIQRSVKKTWAEIRQQRWSWAGALHHSSPGRKTSGSRCSVSAVNLPKHVDSIINKRLSKSSATLWNSPSRNRSLQLSAWESSIVDRLMTPTLSFLARSRSAVTLPRNGRDQAVPVCPRSASASPLTPCSAPRSGHRCGPAGERGERRERRKASAGGSPAPARLRPEASPVQKKEKKDKERENEKEKSALARERSLKKRQSLPASLRPRVSTGNAELSPKSKARPSSPSTSWHRPASPCLSPGPGHALPPKPPSPRGTTASPKGRVRRKDEAKESPNVAGPEDKNQSKGKASDEKEPAAPASPAPSPVPSPTPAQPQKEQPTAEIPAGGNGERRPKAPAPPVTPSKPMAGTTDREEATRLLAEKRRQAREQREREEQERRLQAERDKRMREEQLAREAEARAEREAEARRREEQEAREKAQAEQEEQERLQKQKEEAEARSREEAERQRLEREKHFQREEQERQERKKRLEEIMKRTRKSEAAETKQKQDRKEAKANSSSPVIDPAKAVEARPSGLQKEAVQKEELAPQEPQWSGFCIHSLPNKESPGSLVNGLQPLPAHQENGFSPKGPSGDKSLGRTPEALLPFAEAEAFLKKAVVQPPQVTEVL, from the exons ATGGAGAGCGGCTCACTTTCGGAGCCGGGTGCCGGCGCACCCCCAG CTGTGGCAGCCAGGACCCCTCCAGAGCCAAGACCTTCTCCAGAAGGTGACCCCTTCCCGCCACCGCCACCACTACCGATGTCAGCCCTGGTGCCCGACACTCCCCCAGACACCCCTCCTGCCATGAAGAATGCCACTAGCCCTAAGCAGCTCCCACTGGAACCAGAGAGCCCCCCAGAGCTGGTAGGGCCCAGGCCAGCCTCCCAGCAGGAGGAGTCCCCTTTCTCAGAAGTGAAGATCAGGGGACCCACCCCTCCAGCCACAGGCCCACGGGATGCCAGGCCTCCTCGGAGGAGCAGTCAGCCATCCCCAACAGCAGTGCCAGCCTCCGACAGCCCTCCCACCAAGCAAG ATgtaaagaaggcaggagagagacacAAGCTGGCAAAGGAGCGGCGGGAAGAGCGGGCCAAGTACTTGG CGGCCAAGAaggcagtgtggctggagaaggaggagaaggccaAGGCGCTGCGGGAGAAGCAGCTCCAGGAGCGCCGGCGGCGGCTGGAGGAGCAGCGGCTCAAAGCCGAGCAACGTCGGGCAGCCCTGGAGGAGCGGCAGCGGCAGAAGCTCGAGAAAAACAAG GAGCGCTACGAAGCAGCCATCCAGCGGTCAGTAAAGAAGACATGGGCTGAAATCCGGCAGCAGCGCTGGTCCTGGGCAGGGGCCCTGCACCACAGCTCCCCAGGACGTAAGACCA GTGGGAGCAGGTGCTCCGTGTCGGCAGTAAACCTGCCCAAACACGTGGACTCTATAATCAACAAGCGGCTCTCAAAGTCCTCTGCCACGCTCTGGAACTCCCCCAGTAGAA ATCGCAGCCTGCAGCTGAGCGCATGGGAGAGCAGCATCGTGGACCGTCTGATGACGcccaccctctccttcctggcGCGGAGTCGCAGTGCGGTCACCCTGCCCCGAAACGGCCGGGACCAGG CCGTGCCGGTGTGCCCGCGCTCGGCCTCCGCCAGCCCCCTGACCCCGTGCAGCGCCCCCCGAAGCGGGCACCGCTGCGGCCCCGCCGGGGAGCGCGGGGAGCGCCGGGAGCGCCGAAAGGCCAGCGCCGGGGGtagccccgccccggcccgcctTCGGCCCGAGGCCTCGCCG GtgcagaaaaaggagaagaaggacAAGGAAcgggaaaatgagaaggaaaagagtGCCCTGGCCCGAGAGCGCAGCCTCAAGAAGCGCCAATCGCTGCCTGCCTCGCTACGCCCACGCGTCTCCACGGGCAACGCTGAGCTCAG tCCCAAATCCAAGGCCCGGCCATCCTCTCCCTCTACATCCTGGCAcaggcctgcctctccctgcctcagcccAGGACCAGGTCATGCTCTGCCCCCCAAACCACCGTCCCCCCGAGGCACCACTGCATCACCGAAGGGGCGGGTTCGGAGGAAGGATGAGGCAAAGGAGAGCCCTAATGTGGCGGGGCCTGAGGACAAGAACCAGAGCAAGGGCAAAGCCAGCGATGAGAaggagcctgcagccccagcctcaccagcaccctcccctgtgccctcacccaccccagcccagccccagaagGAGCAGCCCACAGCAGAGATCCCTGCAGGTGGGAacggagagaggaggccaaaag cccccgctCCCCCGGTGACCCCTAGCAAACCCATGGCTGGCACCACAGACCGTGAAGAGGCCACTCGACTCCTGGCTGAGAAGCGGCGCCAGGCCCGGGAGCAGCGGGAGCGCGAGGAACAGGAGCGGAGGCTGCAGGCAGAAAGGGACAA GCGAATGCGAGAAGAACAGCTGGCTCGGGAGGCTGAGGCCCGGGCCGAGCGGGAGGCGGAGGCCCGGAGgcgggaggagcaggaggcccGAGAGAAGGCGCAGGcggagcaggaggagcaggagcgGTTGCAGAAGCAG AAAGAGGAGGCCGAAGCTCGGTCCCGAGAAGAAGCGGAGCGGCAGCGTCTGGAGCGGGAAAAGCACTTccagagggaggagcaggaacGGCAAGAGCGCAAAAAG CGCCTGGAGGAGATCATGAAGAGGACTCGGAAGTCAGAAGCTGCTGAAACCAAG CAGAAGCAGGACAGAAAGGAGGCAAAGGCCAACAGTTCCAGCCCAG TGATAGACCCTGCAAAAGCTGTGGAGGCTCGGCCCTCAGGGCTGCAGAAGGAGGCTGTGCAGAAAGAGGAGCTGGCCCCCCAGGAGCCTCAGTGGAG TGGATTCTGCATCCACAGTTTGCCAAACAAGGAGTCACCCGGGTCCCTGGTGAATGGCCTGCAGCCTCTACCAGCACACCAGGAGAATGGCTTTTCCCCAAAGGGACCCTCTGGGGACAAGAGTCTGGGCCGAACACCAGAGGCGCTCCTGCCCTTTGCAGAGGCTGAAGCCTTCCTCAAGAAAGCTGTGGTGCAGCCCCCGCAGGTCACAG AAGTCCTTTAA
- the MAP7D1 gene encoding MAP7 domain-containing protein 1 isoform X10, translating to MESGSLSEPGAGAPPAVAARTPPEPRPSPEGDPFPPPPPLPMSALVPDTPPDTPPAMKNATSPKQLPLEPESPPELVGPRPASQQEESPFSEVKIRGPTPPATGPRDARPPRRSSQPSPTAVPASDSPPTKQDVKKAGERHKLAKERREERAKYLAAKKAVWLEKEEKAKALREKQLQERRRRLEEQRLKAEQRRAALEERQRQKLEKNKERYEAAIQRSVKKTWAEIRQQRWSWAGALHHSSPGRKTNRSLQLSAWESSIVDRLMTPTLSFLARSRSAVTLPRNGRDQGRGGGPGRALTRGGAGASLASGPRPDRPHPSAAVPVCPRSASASPLTPCSAPRSGHRCGPAGERGERRERRKASAGGSPAPARLRPEASPVQKKEKKDKERENEKEKSALARERSLKKRQSLPASLRPRVSTGNAELSPKSKARPSSPSTSWHRPASPCLSPGPGHALPPKPPSPRGTTASPKGRVRRKDEAKESPNVAGPEDKNQSKGKASDEKEPAAPASPAPSPVPSPTPAQPQKEQPTAEIPADTAVLTSPPAPAPPVTPSKPMAGTTDREEATRLLAEKRRQAREQREREEQERRLQAERDKRMREEQLAREAEARAEREAEARRREEQEAREKAQAEQEEQERLQKQKEEAEARSREEAERQRLEREKHFQREEQERQERKKRLEEIMKRTRKSEAAETKKQDRKEAKANSSSPVIDPAKAVEARPSGLQKEAVQKEELAPQEPQWSGFCIHSLPNKESPGSLVNGLQPLPAHQENGFSPKGPSGDKSLGRTPEALLPFAEAEAFLKKAVVQPPQVTEVL from the exons ATGGAGAGCGGCTCACTTTCGGAGCCGGGTGCCGGCGCACCCCCAG CTGTGGCAGCCAGGACCCCTCCAGAGCCAAGACCTTCTCCAGAAGGTGACCCCTTCCCGCCACCGCCACCACTACCGATGTCAGCCCTGGTGCCCGACACTCCCCCAGACACCCCTCCTGCCATGAAGAATGCCACTAGCCCTAAGCAGCTCCCACTGGAACCAGAGAGCCCCCCAGAGCTGGTAGGGCCCAGGCCAGCCTCCCAGCAGGAGGAGTCCCCTTTCTCAGAAGTGAAGATCAGGGGACCCACCCCTCCAGCCACAGGCCCACGGGATGCCAGGCCTCCTCGGAGGAGCAGTCAGCCATCCCCAACAGCAGTGCCAGCCTCCGACAGCCCTCCCACCAAGCAAG ATgtaaagaaggcaggagagagacacAAGCTGGCAAAGGAGCGGCGGGAAGAGCGGGCCAAGTACTTGG CGGCCAAGAaggcagtgtggctggagaaggaggagaaggccaAGGCGCTGCGGGAGAAGCAGCTCCAGGAGCGCCGGCGGCGGCTGGAGGAGCAGCGGCTCAAAGCCGAGCAACGTCGGGCAGCCCTGGAGGAGCGGCAGCGGCAGAAGCTCGAGAAAAACAAG GAGCGCTACGAAGCAGCCATCCAGCGGTCAGTAAAGAAGACATGGGCTGAAATCCGGCAGCAGCGCTGGTCCTGGGCAGGGGCCCTGCACCACAGCTCCCCAGGACGTAAGACCA ATCGCAGCCTGCAGCTGAGCGCATGGGAGAGCAGCATCGTGGACCGTCTGATGACGcccaccctctccttcctggcGCGGAGTCGCAGTGCGGTCACCCTGCCCCGAAACGGCCGGGACCAGGGTAGGGGCGGCGGCCCTGGGAGAGCCCTCacgaggggcggggcaggggccaGTCTCGCGAGTGGGCCGCGCCCCGACCGCCCTCATCCCTCCGCAGCCGTGCCGGTGTGCCCGCGCTCGGCCTCCGCCAGCCCCCTGACCCCGTGCAGCGCCCCCCGAAGCGGGCACCGCTGCGGCCCCGCCGGGGAGCGCGGGGAGCGCCGGGAGCGCCGAAAGGCCAGCGCCGGGGGtagccccgccccggcccgcctTCGGCCCGAGGCCTCGCCG GtgcagaaaaaggagaagaaggacAAGGAAcgggaaaatgagaaggaaaagagtGCCCTGGCCCGAGAGCGCAGCCTCAAGAAGCGCCAATCGCTGCCTGCCTCGCTACGCCCACGCGTCTCCACGGGCAACGCTGAGCTCAG tCCCAAATCCAAGGCCCGGCCATCCTCTCCCTCTACATCCTGGCAcaggcctgcctctccctgcctcagcccAGGACCAGGTCATGCTCTGCCCCCCAAACCACCGTCCCCCCGAGGCACCACTGCATCACCGAAGGGGCGGGTTCGGAGGAAGGATGAGGCAAAGGAGAGCCCTAATGTGGCGGGGCCTGAGGACAAGAACCAGAGCAAGGGCAAAGCCAGCGATGAGAaggagcctgcagccccagcctcaccagcaccctcccctgtgccctcacccaccccagcccagccccagaagGAGCAGCCCACAGCAGAGATCCCTGCAG ATACTGCTGTCTTgacctcacccccagcccccgctCCCCCGGTGACCCCTAGCAAACCCATGGCTGGCACCACAGACCGTGAAGAGGCCACTCGACTCCTGGCTGAGAAGCGGCGCCAGGCCCGGGAGCAGCGGGAGCGCGAGGAACAGGAGCGGAGGCTGCAGGCAGAAAGGGACAA GCGAATGCGAGAAGAACAGCTGGCTCGGGAGGCTGAGGCCCGGGCCGAGCGGGAGGCGGAGGCCCGGAGgcgggaggagcaggaggcccGAGAGAAGGCGCAGGcggagcaggaggagcaggagcgGTTGCAGAAGCAG AAAGAGGAGGCCGAAGCTCGGTCCCGAGAAGAAGCGGAGCGGCAGCGTCTGGAGCGGGAAAAGCACTTccagagggaggagcaggaacGGCAAGAGCGCAAAAAG CGCCTGGAGGAGATCATGAAGAGGACTCGGAAGTCAGAAGCTGCTGAAACCAAG AAGCAGGACAGAAAGGAGGCAAAGGCCAACAGTTCCAGCCCAG TGATAGACCCTGCAAAAGCTGTGGAGGCTCGGCCCTCAGGGCTGCAGAAGGAGGCTGTGCAGAAAGAGGAGCTGGCCCCCCAGGAGCCTCAGTGGAG TGGATTCTGCATCCACAGTTTGCCAAACAAGGAGTCACCCGGGTCCCTGGTGAATGGCCTGCAGCCTCTACCAGCACACCAGGAGAATGGCTTTTCCCCAAAGGGACCCTCTGGGGACAAGAGTCTGGGCCGAACACCAGAGGCGCTCCTGCCCTTTGCAGAGGCTGAAGCCTTCCTCAAGAAAGCTGTGGTGCAGCCCCCGCAGGTCACAG AAGTCCTTTAA
- the MAP7D1 gene encoding MAP7 domain-containing protein 1 isoform X12 — MESGSLSEPGAGAPPAVAARTPPEPRPSPEGDPFPPPPPLPMSALVPDTPPDTPPAMKNATSPKQLPLEPESPPELVGPRPASQQEESPFSEVKIRGPTPPATGPRDARPPRRSSQPSPTAVPASDSPPTKQDVKKAGERHKLAKERREERAKYLAAKKAVWLEKEEKAKALREKQLQERRRRLEEQRLKAEQRRAALEERQRQKLEKNKERYEAAIQRSVKKTWAEIRQQRWSWAGALHHSSPGRKTSGSRCSVSAVNLPKHVDSIINKRLSKSSATLWNSPSRNRSLQLSAWESSIVDRLMTPTLSFLARSRSAVTLPRNGRDQAVPVCPRSASASPLTPCSAPRSGHRCGPAGERGERRERRKASAGGSPAPARLRPEASPVQKKEKKDKERENEKEKSALARERSLKKRQSLPASLRPRVSTGNAELSPKSKARPSSPSTSWHRPASPCLSPGPGHALPPKPPSPRGTTASPKGRVRRKDEAKESPNVAGPEDKNQSKGKASDEKEPAAPASPAPSPVPSPTPAQPQKEQPTAEIPAAPAPPVTPSKPMAGTTDREEATRLLAEKRRQAREQREREEQERRLQAERDKRMREEQLAREAEARAEREAEARRREEQEAREKAQAEQEEQERLQKQKEEAEARSREEAERQRLEREKHFQREEQERQERKKRLEEIMKRTRKSEAAETKQKQDRKEAKANSSSPVIDPAKAVEARPSGLQKEAVQKEELAPQEPQWSGFCIHSLPNKESPGSLVNGLQPLPAHQENGFSPKGPSGDKSLGRTPEALLPFAEAEAFLKKAVVQPPQVTEVL; from the exons ATGGAGAGCGGCTCACTTTCGGAGCCGGGTGCCGGCGCACCCCCAG CTGTGGCAGCCAGGACCCCTCCAGAGCCAAGACCTTCTCCAGAAGGTGACCCCTTCCCGCCACCGCCACCACTACCGATGTCAGCCCTGGTGCCCGACACTCCCCCAGACACCCCTCCTGCCATGAAGAATGCCACTAGCCCTAAGCAGCTCCCACTGGAACCAGAGAGCCCCCCAGAGCTGGTAGGGCCCAGGCCAGCCTCCCAGCAGGAGGAGTCCCCTTTCTCAGAAGTGAAGATCAGGGGACCCACCCCTCCAGCCACAGGCCCACGGGATGCCAGGCCTCCTCGGAGGAGCAGTCAGCCATCCCCAACAGCAGTGCCAGCCTCCGACAGCCCTCCCACCAAGCAAG ATgtaaagaaggcaggagagagacacAAGCTGGCAAAGGAGCGGCGGGAAGAGCGGGCCAAGTACTTGG CGGCCAAGAaggcagtgtggctggagaaggaggagaaggccaAGGCGCTGCGGGAGAAGCAGCTCCAGGAGCGCCGGCGGCGGCTGGAGGAGCAGCGGCTCAAAGCCGAGCAACGTCGGGCAGCCCTGGAGGAGCGGCAGCGGCAGAAGCTCGAGAAAAACAAG GAGCGCTACGAAGCAGCCATCCAGCGGTCAGTAAAGAAGACATGGGCTGAAATCCGGCAGCAGCGCTGGTCCTGGGCAGGGGCCCTGCACCACAGCTCCCCAGGACGTAAGACCA GTGGGAGCAGGTGCTCCGTGTCGGCAGTAAACCTGCCCAAACACGTGGACTCTATAATCAACAAGCGGCTCTCAAAGTCCTCTGCCACGCTCTGGAACTCCCCCAGTAGAA ATCGCAGCCTGCAGCTGAGCGCATGGGAGAGCAGCATCGTGGACCGTCTGATGACGcccaccctctccttcctggcGCGGAGTCGCAGTGCGGTCACCCTGCCCCGAAACGGCCGGGACCAGG CCGTGCCGGTGTGCCCGCGCTCGGCCTCCGCCAGCCCCCTGACCCCGTGCAGCGCCCCCCGAAGCGGGCACCGCTGCGGCCCCGCCGGGGAGCGCGGGGAGCGCCGGGAGCGCCGAAAGGCCAGCGCCGGGGGtagccccgccccggcccgcctTCGGCCCGAGGCCTCGCCG GtgcagaaaaaggagaagaaggacAAGGAAcgggaaaatgagaaggaaaagagtGCCCTGGCCCGAGAGCGCAGCCTCAAGAAGCGCCAATCGCTGCCTGCCTCGCTACGCCCACGCGTCTCCACGGGCAACGCTGAGCTCAG tCCCAAATCCAAGGCCCGGCCATCCTCTCCCTCTACATCCTGGCAcaggcctgcctctccctgcctcagcccAGGACCAGGTCATGCTCTGCCCCCCAAACCACCGTCCCCCCGAGGCACCACTGCATCACCGAAGGGGCGGGTTCGGAGGAAGGATGAGGCAAAGGAGAGCCCTAATGTGGCGGGGCCTGAGGACAAGAACCAGAGCAAGGGCAAAGCCAGCGATGAGAaggagcctgcagccccagcctcaccagcaccctcccctgtgccctcacccaccccagcccagccccagaagGAGCAGCCCACAGCAGAGATCCCTGCAG cccccgctCCCCCGGTGACCCCTAGCAAACCCATGGCTGGCACCACAGACCGTGAAGAGGCCACTCGACTCCTGGCTGAGAAGCGGCGCCAGGCCCGGGAGCAGCGGGAGCGCGAGGAACAGGAGCGGAGGCTGCAGGCAGAAAGGGACAA GCGAATGCGAGAAGAACAGCTGGCTCGGGAGGCTGAGGCCCGGGCCGAGCGGGAGGCGGAGGCCCGGAGgcgggaggagcaggaggcccGAGAGAAGGCGCAGGcggagcaggaggagcaggagcgGTTGCAGAAGCAG AAAGAGGAGGCCGAAGCTCGGTCCCGAGAAGAAGCGGAGCGGCAGCGTCTGGAGCGGGAAAAGCACTTccagagggaggagcaggaacGGCAAGAGCGCAAAAAG CGCCTGGAGGAGATCATGAAGAGGACTCGGAAGTCAGAAGCTGCTGAAACCAAG CAGAAGCAGGACAGAAAGGAGGCAAAGGCCAACAGTTCCAGCCCAG TGATAGACCCTGCAAAAGCTGTGGAGGCTCGGCCCTCAGGGCTGCAGAAGGAGGCTGTGCAGAAAGAGGAGCTGGCCCCCCAGGAGCCTCAGTGGAG TGGATTCTGCATCCACAGTTTGCCAAACAAGGAGTCACCCGGGTCCCTGGTGAATGGCCTGCAGCCTCTACCAGCACACCAGGAGAATGGCTTTTCCCCAAAGGGACCCTCTGGGGACAAGAGTCTGGGCCGAACACCAGAGGCGCTCCTGCCCTTTGCAGAGGCTGAAGCCTTCCTCAAGAAAGCTGTGGTGCAGCCCCCGCAGGTCACAG AAGTCCTTTAA